In one window of Pseudodesulfovibrio sediminis DNA:
- a CDS encoding HD domain-containing phosphohydrolase — protein sequence MADDRFSSRDEAVLTILKTSEEVNQLKDVDSILDKILFESRKFSGADAGSIFLVENDRLVFSYVQNDTLFKKETANAALYQNFGIPISEQSIVGYVAKTRQSLAIDDAYELDATLPFSFNKSFDEKSGYRTTSMLTIPLIAQESRLVGVMQLLNAKNEMGKVGPFSTDDRTYIPLFCNNASVAIERGLMNRELILRMMQMAELRDPSETGAHVQRVGAYCAEIYGTWAARRKHSAKDIKRARDDLRLAAMLHDVGKVGISDNILKKPGKLNDEEYDTMKWHTIFGARLFKNRTSELDQMSMEIALCHHEKWEGRGYPSIPDTDVWAGDDILMGNFPRNGKEIPLSARICAVADVFDALSSPRSYKDPFPDEKCLGILESDAGTHFDPEVVEIFIEIFDVIKAIRDKWTETAK from the coding sequence ATGGCAGACGATCGATTTTCCAGCCGAGATGAAGCGGTTCTAACTATTCTCAAGACCAGTGAAGAGGTCAACCAGCTCAAAGATGTTGACTCCATTCTGGACAAGATTCTCTTTGAATCAAGAAAATTTTCCGGAGCGGACGCCGGCTCCATCTTTCTGGTCGAAAATGACCGCCTTGTCTTCAGCTATGTCCAGAATGACACTTTGTTCAAAAAAGAAACCGCCAACGCGGCCCTGTATCAGAATTTTGGCATCCCCATCAGCGAGCAATCCATTGTTGGCTATGTTGCCAAGACCAGACAGAGCCTGGCCATTGACGACGCCTATGAATTGGACGCAACCCTCCCCTTTTCATTCAACAAGTCATTTGATGAAAAATCAGGCTACCGAACCACCAGTATGCTGACCATCCCGCTCATCGCACAGGAGAGTCGCCTGGTGGGCGTCATGCAGCTCCTCAACGCCAAGAATGAAATGGGCAAGGTGGGACCGTTCTCCACAGACGATCGTACTTACATTCCACTGTTCTGCAACAACGCCTCGGTCGCCATTGAACGCGGTCTCATGAACCGCGAGCTCATCCTCCGCATGATGCAGATGGCCGAGTTGCGAGACCCCTCTGAAACCGGCGCACATGTCCAGCGCGTGGGCGCGTATTGCGCAGAAATTTACGGAACATGGGCTGCCCGCCGAAAACACAGCGCCAAGGATATCAAACGGGCACGAGATGATCTGCGCCTTGCAGCCATGCTCCACGATGTGGGTAAAGTCGGTATCTCAGACAACATATTGAAAAAACCGGGCAAGCTGAATGACGAAGAATATGACACCATGAAGTGGCATACCATCTTCGGTGCCCGCCTGTTCAAAAACAGGACCTCGGAACTCGATCAGATGTCCATGGAGATCGCCCTGTGTCACCACGAAAAATGGGAAGGACGGGGATACCCCTCGATTCCCGACACGGATGTTTGGGCCGGGGACGACATTCTCATGGGGAATTTCCCCAGGAACGGCAAGGAGATACCACTCTCTGCCCGTATCTGTGCCGTGGCGGATGTTTTTGACGCGCTCTCCTCACCCCGCTCCTACAAGGACCCCTTCCCGGATGAAAAATGCCTGGGGATCCTCGAAAGCGATGCCGGGACCCATTTTGATCCTGAAGTTGTTGAAATATTCATTGAAATATTCGACGTCATCAAAGCCATCCGTGACAAGTGGACGGAGACGGCGAAATAG
- a CDS encoding EAL and HDOD domain-containing protein, translated as MAKKTSSCETIFVARQPVFHPDENVWGYELLFRSSDDNFALINDESQATSSVIADGLAMAMTGMDLDTKILINFPEQMLIDNAGFALPRENCVVEILENVTPNKKTLRATQKLKDAGYTIAVDDYFGQSQLKPFIELADIVKVDILELATDFEKIEKTIQGLPQGVKLLAEKVEDQGTFEALAEMGFDLFQGFFFSRPEIIPGKKLTSNELTKLQLLGELSNVDFEPVRLSEILQSDPHLSFRLLRYINSVGFGLQQSVTSLKRAIDMLGMVQAKQWLRSTILADLNPSPKAGELAYLSVHRAKFLESVCTITRLEGCDSDILFIAGLFSLLDTMLGLSMEDILNMLPLDDRIVNGLQGHGEISQLLQLATSYERGKWDETADQLSRLGVDSFEAELIYVRARSWTQEILGFSKPC; from the coding sequence ATGGCAAAAAAGACATCGTCCTGTGAAACCATATTTGTTGCCCGACAACCTGTATTCCACCCAGACGAAAACGTATGGGGATATGAGCTGTTGTTCCGCTCAAGCGATGATAATTTCGCCCTGATCAACGATGAATCCCAAGCCACATCTTCTGTTATCGCGGATGGCCTTGCCATGGCCATGACGGGAATGGACCTGGACACAAAAATCCTGATCAACTTTCCGGAGCAGATGCTCATTGACAACGCCGGCTTTGCCCTGCCCAGAGAAAACTGTGTCGTGGAAATCCTGGAAAACGTGACGCCGAACAAAAAGACCCTGCGCGCCACACAAAAACTCAAGGATGCAGGCTACACCATCGCCGTTGACGATTACTTCGGTCAATCGCAACTCAAGCCGTTCATCGAACTCGCCGACATAGTCAAGGTGGACATTCTCGAACTGGCCACTGATTTCGAAAAAATTGAAAAAACCATCCAAGGGCTGCCCCAAGGCGTCAAGCTCCTGGCTGAAAAAGTGGAAGATCAAGGCACGTTCGAAGCCCTCGCCGAAATGGGGTTCGATCTGTTCCAGGGATTCTTTTTCAGCCGCCCGGAGATCATCCCCGGAAAGAAACTGACCTCCAACGAGTTGACGAAACTGCAACTGCTCGGCGAACTTTCCAATGTGGACTTCGAACCCGTCCGGTTGTCGGAGATACTGCAGTCCGACCCGCATCTCTCGTTTCGCCTGCTTCGGTACATCAACTCGGTGGGGTTCGGTCTGCAACAGTCGGTAACATCGCTGAAGCGGGCCATAGACATGCTGGGTATGGTTCAGGCCAAACAGTGGCTCAGGAGCACGATTCTCGCGGACCTCAATCCTTCTCCAAAGGCAGGCGAGCTGGCCTATCTCTCCGTCCACCGGGCCAAATTCCTGGAATCCGTCTGTACCATTACACGACTGGAAGGGTGCGATTCGGACATCTTGTTCATCGCCGGGTTGTTTTCTCTGCTCGACACCATGCTCGGACTTTCCATGGAAGACATCCTCAACATGCTGCCTCTTGACGACCGCATAGTAAACGGTTTGCAGGGACATGGAGAAATCAGCCAACTGCTGCAACTGGCCACCAGTTATGAACGAGGAAAATGGGACGAAACCGCCGATCAACTCTCACGGTTGGGCGTGGACTCCTTTGAAGCGGAACTCATCTATGTCCGCGCACGCAGTTGGACCCAGGAAATACTCGGCTTTTCCAAGCCGTGTTAA
- the murI gene encoding glutamate racemase, producing MMIKEQLPIGMFDSGVGGLTVLKALRQHMPCEDVIYLGDTARLPYGTKSAQTVSRYGVQCGAELVKRSVKLLVVACNTASAVALSALRKGNPDVPVLGVIEPGAKAACKATRNNAIAVIATESTIAGGAYQRAIHAINPSARIIGHPCPLFVALAEEGWTDGDIPESIAARYLDPIFDPASGTQTPVIPDTLVLGCTHFPLLASAIKRVVPSSTTIVDSAATTADEVYATLAATNLNKAAEECGRTRYLTTDDAARFARTGTRFLGTPISEEEVELVDL from the coding sequence ATGATGATAAAAGAGCAATTACCTATCGGCATGTTCGACTCAGGGGTCGGCGGCCTGACCGTGCTCAAGGCGCTTCGCCAGCACATGCCGTGCGAAGATGTCATCTATCTGGGAGATACCGCCCGGTTGCCCTATGGGACCAAATCAGCGCAGACCGTTTCCCGATATGGCGTGCAATGCGGTGCCGAACTGGTGAAACGGTCCGTCAAACTGTTGGTCGTGGCCTGCAACACCGCCTCTGCCGTGGCCCTCTCTGCCCTGCGCAAGGGAAATCCCGATGTGCCCGTTCTCGGTGTGATCGAACCGGGCGCCAAAGCTGCCTGCAAGGCCACACGAAATAACGCCATTGCCGTCATTGCCACAGAGTCGACCATTGCCGGAGGTGCCTATCAGCGCGCCATCCACGCCATTAATCCTTCGGCGCGGATCATCGGCCACCCCTGCCCCTTGTTCGTGGCTCTGGCCGAAGAGGGGTGGACGGATGGCGATATCCCGGAAAGCATCGCGGCCCGGTATCTCGATCCGATTTTCGATCCGGCCTCAGGCACTCAAACTCCTGTCATACCGGACACTCTGGTCCTCGGCTGTACCCATTTTCCCCTGCTCGCTTCCGCCATCAAACGGGTTGTGCCTTCGTCCACCACCATCGTCGATTCCGCCGCGACAACCGCTGACGAAGTCTATGCAACACTGGCCGCAACCAACCTGAACAAAGCCGCTGAAGAGTGCGGCCGGACACGGTATCTGACCACGGACGATGCCGCACGATTCGCCCGTACAGGCACCCGGTTTCTGGGAACGCCCATCAGCGAAGAGGAAGTTGAACTGGTGGATTTGTAG